A stretch of the Bradyrhizobium sp. CCBAU 53351 genome encodes the following:
- a CDS encoding microcin C ABC transporter permease YejB has translation MSAYIARRILLMIPTLLGILFVSFIVVQFAPGGPVERVIAQLSGADTGGTSRISGGSDFAQRAPGQVGAGGDAINSKYRGAQGLDPDFIKKLEAQFGFDKPAPERFALMVWNFARFDFGKSYFRDVSVLQLIKEKLPVSISLGIWLTLITYLISIPLGIRKAVKDGTRFDTWTSTILVLGYAIPGFLFAILLIILFAGGSFFNWFPLRGLTSDGWSQFPWYWKIIDYFWHLTLPLIAMGLGAFTTMTFLTKNSFLDEIRKQYVMTARAKGCSEGRVLYGHVFRNAMLIVIAGFPGTFIHAFFSGSLLIETIFSLDGLGLLSFESVLNRDYPVVFGTLYIFSLVGLVINLVSDLTYMWIDPRIDFEAREV, from the coding sequence ATGAGCGCCTATATCGCCCGCCGCATCCTCCTGATGATCCCGACGCTGCTCGGAATCCTCTTCGTGTCCTTTATCGTCGTGCAGTTCGCGCCGGGCGGCCCGGTCGAGCGCGTGATCGCGCAACTCTCCGGCGCCGACACCGGCGGCACTTCGCGCATTTCGGGCGGCAGCGATTTTGCGCAGCGTGCGCCGGGGCAGGTCGGTGCCGGCGGCGATGCCATCAACTCGAAGTACCGCGGCGCGCAGGGTCTCGACCCTGATTTCATCAAGAAGCTCGAGGCACAGTTCGGCTTCGACAAGCCCGCGCCGGAACGTTTCGCGCTGATGGTGTGGAATTTCGCGCGCTTCGATTTCGGCAAGAGCTATTTCCGCGACGTCAGCGTGCTCCAGCTCATCAAGGAGAAGCTGCCGGTCTCGATCTCGCTCGGCATCTGGCTGACGCTGATCACCTATCTGATCTCGATCCCGCTCGGCATCCGCAAGGCGGTGAAAGACGGCACGCGCTTCGACACCTGGACGTCGACCATTCTCGTGCTGGGCTATGCCATTCCCGGCTTTCTGTTCGCGATCCTCCTGATCATCCTGTTTGCCGGCGGCTCTTTCTTCAACTGGTTTCCGCTGCGCGGACTGACCTCGGACGGCTGGTCGCAGTTTCCCTGGTACTGGAAGATCATCGACTATTTCTGGCATCTGACGCTGCCGCTGATCGCCATGGGGCTTGGTGCGTTCACCACCATGACGTTCCTGACCAAGAACTCGTTCCTGGACGAGATTCGCAAGCAATACGTCATGACCGCGCGCGCCAAGGGCTGTAGCGAGGGCCGGGTGCTTTACGGCCATGTCTTCCGCAACGCCATGCTGATCGTGATCGCGGGCTTCCCCGGCACCTTCATCCACGCCTTCTTCTCGGGATCGCTTCTGATCGAGACCATCTTCTCGCTGGACGGGCTGGGGCTGCTCAGCTTCGAGAGCGTGCTCAACCGCGACTATCCCGTGGTGTTCGGCACGCTCTACATCTTTTCGCTGGTCGGCCTCGTGATCAATCTGGTCTCCGACCTGACCTATATGTGGATCGACCCCCGGATCGATTTCGAGGCGCGGGAGGTCTGA
- a CDS encoding extracellular solute-binding protein, with amino-acid sequence MAITRRDLLLTGTAAAALPVLGSVAGVPVGSAHAQSSELPWRHALSLFGKVKYPADFKRFDYVNPEAPKGGIARQIAVGTFDNFNIVVSGVKGQIAGAVAFIYESLTTASLDEVSTEYGALAEAVSHPDDFSFVTYRLRPQAKWHDGKPVTPDDVIFSLDSFKKHHPMYSAYYSHVVRAEKIGEREVKFVFDAPGNRELPQIVGQLTVLPKHWWEGTDAQGRKRDVSATTLEVPLGSGPYKIKDFVAGRSIALERVKDYWGRDLPANVGRNNFDELRYEYFRDATVAIEAFKADQVDWRTENSAKNWATAYDFPAVSEKRVILEEFANRSSGVMQAFVPNLRRGKFSDPRVRRALNYAFDFEEMNKQIFFGQYKRISSYFDGIDELMATGLPQGKELEILETVRAQVPPEVFTTAYTNPVGGSPEAVRDNLREALRLFKEAGYEVRDRKLVDVKTGAQFTLELLNSDPSFERITLFYKPSLERLGIAVSVRTVDPTQYENRTREWDFDIVTNSWGESQSPGNEQREFWSSKTADIAGSRNIAGIKNPAIDKLIERVIYASDRDDLVAATKALDRVLLWNHYVVPQWNYPKVRTARWDRFGRPAELPKYGQSGFPFIWWYDADKAARIAKKS; translated from the coding sequence TTGGCCATTACCCGACGCGATCTCCTGCTCACCGGCACTGCGGCCGCAGCGCTTCCCGTCCTCGGTTCCGTGGCGGGCGTTCCCGTCGGCTCGGCGCATGCGCAATCATCCGAGCTGCCCTGGCGCCACGCGCTGTCCCTGTTCGGGAAGGTCAAGTACCCCGCAGATTTCAAGCGCTTCGACTACGTCAATCCGGAAGCGCCCAAGGGCGGAATCGCCCGCCAGATCGCCGTCGGCACCTTCGACAATTTCAACATCGTCGTGTCGGGTGTGAAGGGGCAGATCGCCGGTGCCGTCGCATTCATCTACGAATCCCTCACGACGGCCTCGCTCGACGAGGTCTCGACCGAATACGGCGCGCTGGCCGAGGCCGTCAGCCATCCCGATGATTTCTCCTTCGTCACCTACCGCTTGCGGCCGCAAGCCAAGTGGCACGACGGCAAGCCGGTCACCCCGGATGACGTGATCTTCTCGCTCGATTCCTTCAAGAAGCACCACCCGATGTACTCGGCCTATTACAGCCATGTAGTCCGGGCCGAGAAGATCGGCGAGCGCGAGGTGAAGTTCGTGTTCGACGCGCCGGGCAACCGCGAACTGCCGCAGATCGTGGGCCAGCTCACGGTCCTGCCGAAGCATTGGTGGGAGGGGACCGACGCCCAGGGCCGCAAGCGCGATGTGTCCGCCACCACGCTCGAAGTGCCGCTCGGCTCCGGCCCCTACAAGATCAAGGACTTCGTTGCGGGACGCTCGATCGCGCTGGAGCGGGTCAAGGATTATTGGGGCCGCGATTTGCCTGCCAATGTCGGCCGCAACAATTTCGACGAGCTGCGCTACGAATATTTCCGCGACGCCACCGTGGCGATCGAGGCTTTCAAGGCCGACCAGGTCGACTGGCGCACCGAGAACAGCGCGAAGAACTGGGCGACCGCCTACGACTTCCCGGCCGTCAGCGAAAAGCGCGTGATCCTCGAGGAATTTGCCAATCGCAGCTCGGGCGTGATGCAGGCCTTCGTGCCGAATCTGCGCCGCGGCAAGTTCAGCGACCCGCGCGTGCGTCGCGCGCTCAACTACGCGTTCGACTTCGAGGAGATGAACAAGCAGATCTTCTTCGGCCAGTACAAGCGCATCAGCAGCTATTTCGACGGCATCGACGAGCTCATGGCAACCGGCCTGCCGCAGGGCAAGGAGCTCGAGATACTCGAAACCGTCCGCGCCCAGGTCCCGCCTGAAGTCTTCACCACCGCCTATACCAATCCGGTCGGCGGCAGTCCGGAAGCCGTGCGCGACAATCTGCGCGAGGCGCTGCGCCTGTTCAAGGAGGCCGGCTACGAGGTGCGCGACCGCAAGCTGGTCGACGTCAAGACCGGCGCCCAGTTCACCCTCGAATTGCTGAATTCGGATCCGAGCTTCGAGCGGATCACGCTGTTCTACAAGCCGTCCCTGGAGCGGCTCGGAATTGCCGTCAGCGTGCGGACGGTTGACCCGACCCAGTACGAGAACCGGACGCGCGAGTGGGATTTCGACATCGTCACCAATTCGTGGGGCGAGTCGCAGTCGCCGGGCAACGAGCAGCGCGAGTTCTGGTCGTCCAAGACGGCCGACATCGCCGGCTCCCGCAACATTGCCGGCATCAAGAATCCCGCGATCGACAAGCTGATCGAGCGGGTCATCTATGCCAGTGATCGCGACGATCTCGTCGCGGCAACCAAGGCGCTGGACCGCGTGCTGCTGTGGAATCACTACGTCGTGCCGCAGTGGAATTATCCGAAGGTGCGCACCGCGCGCTGGGACCGCTTCGGCCGGCCGGCGGAATTGCCCAAATATGGTCAGTCCGGCTTCCCGTTCATCTGGTGGTACGACGCAGACAAGGCGGCGCGGATCGCAAAGAAGTCGTGA
- a CDS encoding prephenate dehydratase translates to MSKLKIAFQGEPGANSHIAIVEAYPDAEPMPCATFEDALSAISSGEADLGMIPIENSVAGRVADIHHLLPASGLFIIGEWFLPVRHQLMAVKGTKIEDIKSVESHVHALGQCRRIIRKLGIKPIVHADTAGSARDISERKDKTVAAIASRLAAKIYGLDILAEDIEDEAHNTTRFVVLAREPKWAAQGSGPLVTTFVFRVRNLPAALYKALGGFATNGVNMTKLESYMVDGNFFATQFYADVDGHPEDKGLAFAIEELKFFSREFRIVGVYPGHPFRATFSEAQQD, encoded by the coding sequence ATGAGCAAGCTGAAAATCGCGTTCCAGGGCGAGCCCGGGGCCAATTCCCACATTGCCATCGTCGAGGCCTATCCCGACGCCGAGCCGATGCCCTGCGCCACCTTCGAGGACGCGCTGTCGGCGATCTCGTCGGGCGAGGCCGATCTTGGCATGATCCCGATCGAGAACTCGGTCGCCGGCCGCGTCGCCGACATCCATCATCTCTTGCCGGCCTCCGGCCTCTTCATCATCGGCGAATGGTTTCTCCCCGTTCGGCATCAATTGATGGCGGTGAAGGGGACCAAAATCGAAGATATCAAGAGCGTCGAGAGCCATGTCCATGCGCTCGGCCAGTGCCGCCGCATCATCCGCAAGCTCGGCATCAAGCCGATCGTGCACGCCGACACCGCCGGCAGCGCCCGCGACATCTCCGAGCGCAAGGACAAGACAGTCGCCGCGATCGCCTCGCGCCTCGCCGCGAAGATCTACGGCCTCGACATCCTCGCCGAGGACATCGAGGACGAGGCGCACAACACCACGCGCTTCGTGGTGCTGGCACGCGAGCCGAAATGGGCGGCGCAGGGCTCCGGCCCGCTGGTCACGACGTTCGTCTTCCGGGTGCGCAATTTGCCGGCCGCGCTCTACAAGGCGCTCGGCGGCTTTGCCACCAACGGCGTCAACATGACCAAGCTCGAAAGCTACATGGTCGACGGCAATTTCTTCGCCACGCAATTCTATGCCGACGTCGACGGACACCCCGAGGACAAGGGCCTGGCGTTCGCCATCGAGGAGCTGAAGTTCTTCTCGCGCGAATTCCGCATCGTCGGCGTGTATCCGGGGCACCCGTTCCGCGCGACGTTCAGCGAAGCGCAGCAGGATTAG
- a CDS encoding ABC transporter permease, which yields MTITAPTPIETTAKSPLGDAVPITRKPFAPSPLNRRRWQNFKANRRGYWSFWIFITLFVVSLFAELIANDRPFLIKFDGHLYWPAFVTYSETTFGGDFETAADYRDPYLQKLIKDKNGSIVWPLIRYSYDTHNLDLPTPAPSPPTWMLTEKQCQPVVEKKGLKSCRDLEYNWLGTDDQGRDVVARLIYGFRISVLFGLCLTIVSSVIGIAAGAVQGYFGGRVDLIFQRFIEIWTAIPSLYLLLILSSVLVPGFFVLLGILLLFSWVSLVGLVRAEFLRGRNFEYIQAARALGVSNPVIMFRHLLPNAMVATMTFLPFIVSSSVMTLTALDFLGFGLPPGSPSLGELLSQAKSNVQAPWLGFSGFFSVAIMLSLLIFIGEAVRDAFDPRKTFR from the coding sequence ATGACGATCACTGCGCCGACGCCGATTGAAACAACAGCGAAGTCGCCCCTCGGCGATGCCGTTCCCATTACGCGCAAGCCCTTCGCGCCTTCGCCGCTCAACCGGCGGCGCTGGCAGAACTTCAAGGCCAATCGCCGTGGTTACTGGTCGTTCTGGATCTTCATCACCCTGTTCGTGGTCTCGCTGTTCGCCGAGTTGATCGCCAACGATCGACCGTTCCTGATCAAGTTCGACGGTCATCTCTATTGGCCCGCTTTCGTGACCTATTCGGAAACGACCTTCGGCGGTGATTTCGAGACGGCGGCCGACTATCGCGACCCCTACTTGCAGAAGCTGATCAAGGACAAGAACGGCAGCATCGTCTGGCCGCTGATCCGCTATTCCTACGACACCCACAATCTCGACCTGCCGACGCCGGCGCCGTCGCCGCCGACCTGGATGCTGACCGAAAAGCAGTGCCAGCCGGTCGTGGAAAAGAAGGGCCTGAAGAGCTGCCGCGACCTCGAATATAACTGGCTGGGCACCGACGATCAGGGCCGCGACGTCGTCGCGCGGCTGATCTATGGCTTCCGCATCTCGGTGCTGTTCGGCCTTTGCCTCACCATCGTCTCGTCCGTCATCGGCATCGCAGCAGGCGCGGTGCAGGGCTATTTCGGCGGTCGGGTCGATCTGATCTTCCAGCGTTTCATCGAGATCTGGACGGCGATCCCTTCGCTCTATCTGCTGCTGATCCTGTCCTCGGTGCTGGTGCCCGGCTTCTTCGTGCTGCTCGGTATCCTCCTCTTGTTCTCCTGGGTCTCGCTGGTCGGTCTCGTGCGGGCCGAATTCCTGCGCGGACGCAATTTCGAATACATCCAGGCGGCGCGGGCGCTCGGCGTCTCCAACCCGGTCATCATGTTCCGCCACCTGCTGCCGAACGCGATGGTGGCGACCATGACGTTCCTGCCTTTCATCGTGTCGAGTTCGGTGATGACACTGACGGCGCTGGATTTCCTGGGCTTCGGCCTGCCGCCGGGCTCACCCTCGCTCGGCGAATTGCTGTCGCAGGCCAAGTCCAATGTGCAGGCCCCCTGGCTCGGCTTCTCCGGCTTCTTCTCGGTCGCGATCATGCTGTCGCTCCTGATCTTCATCGGCGAAGCCGTGCGCGACGCTTTCGATCCGCGCAAGACGTTCAGGTAA
- a CDS encoding extracellular solute-binding protein, which yields MTQMSRRHVLTIGVGGALGVSLGARSIRGAHASEAGIEAHGLSAFGDLKYPADFHHFDYVNLNAPKGGTFSLIPSVRAYNQSYQTFNSLNAFILKGDGAQGMDMTFAPLMVRANDEPDAMYGLAAKSVQISPDRLVYRFTMQPEAKFHDGTKLTAHDAAFSLTALKTKGHPLILVQLRDMVSAEAVDDATLVVTFAKGRARDVPLYAASLPIFSKAYYASRPFDESSLEIPLGSGPYKVGRFEVNRYIEYERVKDWWAADLPPCRGTYNFDVVRYEFYRDRDVAFEGFTGKNYLYREEFTSRIWATRYDFAAVKEGRVKMEVVPDETPSGAQGWFINTRREKFRDPRVREALIDGFDFEWTNKTIMYGAYARTVSPFQNSDLMASSGPPSPEELKLLEPFRGQVPDEVFAAPFAPPVSDGSGQDRALLRKSQQLLNEAGYPIKDGKRMLPSGEVFKIEFLAEEPSLQPHHAPYIKNLATLGIEASLRLVDAVQYRARVEDFDFDMTIQRFSMSATPGDAMRAFFSSQVANTKGSYNLAGVASPAIDAMIEKIMAADSREDLTVACRAFDRLFRAGRYWVPQWYNKTHRLAYWDQFGHPPKLPRYANGVGAPDIWWHEPAKAAKLEQAK from the coding sequence ATGACGCAGATGTCACGCCGCCATGTGCTGACCATTGGTGTCGGCGGCGCCCTCGGGGTGTCGCTGGGGGCGCGGTCGATCCGTGGCGCGCATGCATCGGAAGCCGGGATTGAGGCGCACGGCCTCTCGGCCTTCGGCGATCTCAAATACCCCGCCGACTTCCACCATTTCGACTACGTCAATTTGAATGCGCCAAAGGGCGGCACGTTCTCGCTGATCCCGTCGGTGCGCGCCTATAACCAGTCCTACCAGACCTTCAATTCGCTCAACGCCTTCATCCTCAAGGGCGACGGCGCGCAAGGCATGGACATGACCTTCGCGCCCCTGATGGTGCGCGCGAATGACGAGCCCGACGCGATGTACGGGCTTGCCGCCAAATCCGTGCAGATCTCGCCGGACAGGCTGGTCTACCGCTTCACGATGCAGCCAGAGGCGAAATTCCATGACGGCACGAAGCTCACCGCGCATGATGCGGCGTTTTCGCTGACGGCGCTGAAGACCAAGGGACATCCCCTGATCCTCGTGCAGCTGCGCGATATGGTCAGCGCGGAAGCGGTCGACGACGCGACGCTGGTCGTCACCTTTGCCAAGGGGCGGGCGCGCGACGTGCCGCTCTATGCCGCGAGCCTGCCGATCTTCTCGAAGGCGTACTACGCCTCTCGCCCGTTCGACGAATCGTCGCTCGAGATCCCGCTCGGTTCGGGTCCGTACAAAGTCGGCAGGTTCGAGGTCAATCGCTACATCGAGTATGAGCGGGTGAAGGATTGGTGGGCTGCCGATCTGCCGCCCTGCCGCGGCACCTATAATTTCGACGTCGTGCGCTATGAATTCTATCGCGATCGCGACGTCGCCTTCGAAGGCTTCACCGGCAAGAACTATCTCTACCGCGAGGAGTTCACGTCACGCATCTGGGCGACGCGCTATGATTTCGCCGCCGTCAAGGAGGGGCGCGTCAAGATGGAAGTCGTGCCCGACGAGACGCCGTCGGGCGCGCAGGGCTGGTTCATCAACACGCGACGTGAAAAATTCAGGGACCCGCGCGTGCGCGAGGCCCTGATCGATGGTTTCGACTTCGAATGGACCAACAAGACCATCATGTACGGCGCTTATGCCCGTACGGTGTCGCCGTTCCAGAACTCCGATCTCATGGCGAGCAGCGGGCCTCCGTCCCCGGAAGAGCTGAAGCTGCTGGAGCCATTCCGCGGCCAGGTTCCGGACGAGGTGTTCGCCGCGCCCTTCGCGCCGCCGGTTTCCGACGGCTCGGGACAGGATCGCGCTCTCCTGCGCAAGTCGCAGCAGCTGCTCAACGAAGCCGGCTATCCGATCAAGGATGGCAAGCGCATGCTGCCGAGCGGGGAGGTGTTCAAGATTGAATTCCTGGCAGAGGAGCCTTCGCTGCAGCCGCATCACGCGCCCTATATCAAGAATTTGGCGACGCTCGGCATCGAAGCGAGCCTCCGTCTCGTCGATGCCGTGCAATATCGCGCACGCGTGGAAGATTTCGACTTCGACATGACGATCCAGCGCTTCAGCATGTCGGCGACCCCTGGCGATGCCATGCGCGCGTTCTTCTCCTCGCAGGTCGCGAACACCAAGGGCTCTTACAATCTCGCTGGAGTCGCTAGCCCGGCGATCGATGCCATGATCGAGAAGATCATGGCGGCCGATAGCCGCGAGGACTTGACCGTGGCCTGCCGCGCCTTCGATCGCTTGTTCCGCGCCGGCCGCTATTGGGTGCCGCAATGGTACAACAAGACGCACCGGCTGGCTTATTGGGACCAATTCGGCCATCCGCCAAAGCTGCCGCGTTACGCCAATGGCGTGGGCGCGCCCGACATCTGGTGGCATGAACCCGCCAAGGCCGCCAAGCTCGAGCAGGCGAAATAA
- a CDS encoding cytochrome c family protein translates to MDSFELNKILGAVLGTCLLLLVTSFTANALFSPKMPEKPGFEIAVKEDAGHGKEGGAAAAASEPIEKLLQTASVEKGAAAAKKCGACHTFEKGGPNRVGPNLYGVVGEARGEGRNGFNFSAAMKAKGGTWTFDDLNKFIANPKGFIPGTAMGFAGIQKDSERADVIAYLNSLSEHPQPLPTASK, encoded by the coding sequence ATGGACTCTTTCGAACTCAATAAGATTCTTGGTGCCGTGCTCGGCACCTGTCTCCTTCTGCTGGTGACGAGCTTCACCGCGAATGCGCTGTTCTCGCCCAAGATGCCGGAAAAGCCGGGCTTTGAAATCGCCGTGAAGGAAGATGCCGGCCATGGCAAGGAAGGCGGCGCCGCCGCTGCCGCCTCCGAGCCGATCGAAAAGCTGCTCCAGACCGCCTCGGTCGAAAAGGGTGCCGCCGCTGCCAAGAAGTGCGGCGCCTGCCACACCTTCGAGAAGGGCGGGCCGAATCGCGTCGGTCCGAACCTCTATGGCGTGGTCGGCGAGGCCAGGGGCGAGGGCCGCAACGGCTTCAACTTCTCGGCTGCAATGAAGGCCAAGGGCGGCACCTGGACCTTCGACGACCTCAACAAGTTCATCGCAAATCCGAAGGGCTTCATCCCGGGCACCGCGATGGGCTTCGCCGGTATTCAGAAGGATTCCGAGCGCGCCGACGTCATTGCCTATCTGAATTCGCTGTCGGAGCATCCTCAGCCGCTGCCGACCGCGTCGAAGTAA
- a CDS encoding IS110 family transposase, producing the protein MIIRPRYVGIDVSKRYLDIFDESLGVPERIANAPQAITQIAARWRCDVLVVFEATGVYDLELREALSQAGIRFARINPARARDFARASGQLAKTDPIDARMLASFARAMQPAAEQAANPARNALAGLAKRRDQLVLMRAQEKNRRSEAEDRAMADRIGRLIEVLDNEIAAIEADISALIKTEPEVSDDAQLMRSLPGVGPVTCMQLIAQMPELGKVGPKQVAALAGLAPFNVDSGAYRGKRKIVGGRKRVRDALYMAALNAVRRADPFKAFYARLRQAGKPAKLALIAVARKLLTVLNAIIRDRKPYLYTRPT; encoded by the coding sequence ATGATCATACGCCCTCGTTACGTCGGAATCGACGTCTCCAAACGATATCTTGATATCTTCGATGAGAGCCTGGGCGTGCCGGAGCGCATCGCCAACGCGCCGCAGGCCATCACACAGATCGCGGCGCGTTGGCGATGCGATGTGCTGGTCGTCTTTGAAGCCACGGGCGTCTATGACCTTGAGCTTCGTGAGGCGCTCAGCCAGGCCGGCATCCGCTTTGCCCGGATCAACCCGGCCCGGGCCCGGGACTTTGCGCGCGCCAGCGGCCAGCTCGCCAAGACCGACCCGATCGATGCCCGGATGCTGGCGAGCTTTGCCCGGGCCATGCAGCCTGCCGCTGAGCAGGCTGCCAATCCTGCCCGCAATGCCCTGGCGGGGCTTGCAAAACGGCGGGATCAACTGGTTCTCATGCGTGCCCAGGAGAAGAACAGGCGCAGCGAGGCCGAGGACCGCGCCATGGCCGATCGCATCGGTCGGCTCATTGAAGTCCTCGACAATGAGATCGCCGCAATCGAGGCCGATATTAGCGCACTGATCAAGACTGAGCCGGAGGTCTCCGATGATGCGCAGTTGATGCGGTCACTTCCCGGCGTGGGCCCCGTAACCTGCATGCAGCTGATCGCGCAGATGCCGGAACTCGGAAAAGTGGGACCGAAGCAGGTGGCCGCGCTCGCCGGCCTGGCTCCCTTCAACGTCGACAGCGGCGCTTACCGCGGCAAGCGGAAGATCGTCGGGGGCCGAAAGCGCGTCCGCGATGCCCTCTACATGGCCGCTCTCAATGCGGTCCGCCGGGCCGATCCATTCAAGGCCTTCTACGCTCGACTGCGACAGGCCGGTAAACCTGCCAAGCTCGCTCTCATTGCCGTTGCCAGGAAGCTGTTGACGGTCCTCAACGCCATCATCCGCGATCGAAAGCCGTACCTGTACACTAGGCCAACATAA
- a CDS encoding LLM class flavin-dependent oxidoreductase, giving the protein MIPLSVLDLSVVTTGTKPAAALRNSIDLARHVDGLGYVRYWLAEHHNLASVASPAPDVMIGQIAAVTTHIRVGSGGVMLPNHAPLVVAERFKMLEALFPGRIDLGLGRAPGTDGATAYALRSRLDRREGDDFLERLHELILWQTREFPSGHPYNNVVAMPDDTPLPPIWLLGSSDYSSELAAQVGMGFAFAHHFASHDAIDAMVHYRNRFQPSAWSASPHAILAVAIITADTDEEAEKLAISFDLNRLRRDRGQYLPLPSVEEALAYPYTDSERTSILRNRSRLFVGSPATVQRRLQPLIDASKPDELMVITAVYDHEARKKSYSLLAEAFGLKAAT; this is encoded by the coding sequence ATGATCCCGCTCTCCGTCCTCGACCTCTCCGTCGTCACCACAGGCACCAAGCCGGCCGCGGCGCTGCGCAACAGCATCGACCTGGCGCGCCATGTCGACGGCCTCGGCTACGTCCGTTACTGGCTCGCCGAGCACCACAACCTCGCCTCGGTCGCGAGCCCGGCCCCCGACGTCATGATCGGCCAGATCGCGGCGGTGACGACGCATATCCGCGTCGGCTCCGGCGGGGTGATGCTGCCCAATCACGCGCCGCTTGTGGTGGCCGAGCGCTTCAAGATGTTGGAAGCGCTGTTTCCGGGCCGCATCGACCTCGGGCTCGGCCGCGCGCCCGGCACCGACGGTGCCACGGCCTATGCGCTGCGCAGCCGGCTCGACCGCCGCGAGGGCGACGATTTCCTGGAGCGGCTGCACGAACTGATCCTGTGGCAGACGCGCGAATTCCCCTCAGGTCATCCCTACAACAACGTCGTGGCGATGCCCGACGATACGCCGTTGCCGCCGATCTGGCTGCTCGGCTCCAGCGACTATTCGTCGGAATTGGCGGCGCAGGTCGGCATGGGCTTCGCCTTCGCCCATCATTTCGCGTCCCACGATGCGATCGACGCGATGGTGCATTACCGCAACCGTTTTCAGCCCTCGGCCTGGAGCGCGAGCCCGCACGCGATCCTCGCCGTCGCAATCATCACGGCGGACACGGATGAGGAGGCCGAAAAGCTCGCCATTTCGTTCGATCTCAACCGTCTGCGCCGTGACCGCGGCCAGTATCTTCCGCTGCCGAGCGTCGAGGAGGCGCTGGCCTATCCCTATACCGACTCCGAGCGCACCTCGATTCTGCGCAACCGTTCCCGCCTGTTCGTCGGCAGCCCCGCCACGGTGCAGAGGAGGCTGCAGCCGCTGATCGACGCGAGCAAGCCGGACGAATTGATGGTGATCACCGCCGTGTACGATCACGAGGCGCGGAAGAAATCGTATTCGCTGCTGGCGGAGGCGTTCGGGCTCAAAGCAGCCACTTAG
- a CDS encoding 3-deoxy-manno-octulosonate cytidylyltransferase, translating to MIDPRILVLIPARMAATRLPGKPLADIAGLPMIVHVLRRAEAAAIGRVAVATDTPEIASVVTAHGGEAVMTRADHPSGSDRIHEAMQKLDPEGKAEIVINLQGDFPTITPQTIREVLPPFSEPAVDIVTLASQIHTEEEDLAPSVVKAIGSPIGPRRLRALYFTRATAPYGNGPRYHHIGLYAYRRAALERFVALPPSPLERQESLEQLRAVEAGMRIDIMIVDSVPRGVDTPPDLETARSILSKS from the coding sequence ATGATCGATCCTCGCATTCTGGTGCTGATCCCGGCCCGCATGGCCGCCACCCGCCTGCCCGGCAAGCCGCTCGCCGATATCGCGGGCCTGCCGATGATCGTGCACGTGCTGCGCCGCGCCGAGGCCGCTGCCATCGGCCGGGTCGCCGTCGCAACCGACACGCCGGAGATCGCCTCCGTCGTCACCGCTCATGGCGGCGAGGCCGTGATGACGCGCGCCGACCACCCCTCCGGTTCGGACCGCATCCACGAGGCCATGCAGAAGCTCGACCCCGAGGGCAAGGCCGAGATCGTGATCAACCTGCAGGGCGATTTCCCGACCATCACGCCGCAGACCATCCGCGAGGTGCTGCCGCCCTTTTCCGAACCCGCGGTCGACATCGTGACGCTGGCCTCGCAGATCCACACCGAGGAGGAGGACCTCGCCCCGAGCGTCGTGAAAGCCATCGGCTCGCCGATCGGGCCGCGGCGGTTGCGGGCACTTTATTTCACGCGCGCCACCGCGCCTTACGGCAACGGACCGCGTTACCACCATATAGGCCTCTATGCTTACCGCCGTGCGGCACTGGAGCGGTTCGTGGCGCTGCCGCCTTCGCCGCTCGAGCGCCAGGAAAGCCTGGAGCAGCTCCGCGCGGTTGAAGCCGGCATGCGCATCGACATCATGATCGTCGACAGCGTGCCCCGCGGCGTCGACACGCCGCCCGATCTCGAAACCGCGCGCAGCATCCTTTCCAAATCCTGA